A window of Legionella adelaidensis genomic DNA:
ATAAATTCCCTCTGTTGTGGTAAGGCCAACATAATGACCTAACTCCTTGGCGAGATGAGCTATTAATCTTACTACTGTGGTTTTACCATTGGTTCCGGTCACTGCTACTAGAGGGACTCTGCAGGGTTTAAGAGGGGGATAGAGCATATCCAAGATAGGGCCCGCTACATCTTGCGGTTCCCCCTCATTGGGACAAATATGCATTCTTAGCCCAGGGCTGGCATTTACTTCAATCACCGACCCTGTCTTTATAGTAATAGGCATTTTAATATCTTCAGCTACTATATCCAAACCGCATATATCAAGATTAATTACCCTGGCCACTTTTTCAGCCAAAGCAAGATTTGAGGGGTGAACTAATTTAGTTACATCGGTAGACATTCCTCCGCTGCTTAAATTAGCGCTATATTTTAAATATAAAATCTTATCGCGAGGCAAAATAGAAGTTAGGCTTAAATTCCTTTCCGCTAAAATGGAATGCGTTACATCATCTATTTTAATCGTAGTTAGGAAGTTCTCATGGCCTTCGCCACGACGTGGGTCTTTGTTACTTTCTTCAATTAGCTCTTGAATAGAGTGAACCCCATCTCCTGCAATGCAGGCAGGTGTCCTCTTTGCCACTGCCACAACTTTATAATTTATTACCAGGAAGCGGTAATCTTGTCCTTGAACAAAACGTTCAACAATAATATCTTCGGAAAATTCTTTAGCGACTTGAAAGGCTAAAAGGGCTTTATCTTTTGTTCTTATATTGGTGGTTACTCCTTTTCCATGATTTCCATTTTCAGGCTTTATTGCCAAAGGAAAGCCTAATAAATTAATAGCTTCATCTAACTGTTCAGGAAGTTGAATAGTTACACCTTCCGTAGTGGGAATAAAGTTTTCGGCCAATAATTTTTTTGTTAATTGTTTATTGCCTGCTATATCAACGCCTATCGCATTGGTATTTGATGTAATTGTTGCCCAAACCCGCTTTTGATAACAACCATGCCCAAGGGTTATCAGAGAAGATTCTTTAAATCGCATGACGGGTATTTTTCTTTGCCGGGCTGCCTCCACGATGACTTGCGTGCTAGGGCCCAGCTTTTGTTGTAAATGCACATCTTTGATCTTTTTAATTTCTTCTTTCAAGTTAGGAAGATTTTTTTCTTGTAAAAGGGAGTCTATAAGAGAAACTGCTATGTTGGCGGTATGAACCCCTGCGGTCTCGCTTTGGTATTCAAATATAATAAAAAACACTTCGGGGATATGTGTGGGAGCGACCTCTGCATAATCACAGCCTATTTCCGCTTTCTTTTGTATTTCTTTTGCTAAAAAAGCAATTAAATGAGGAATATTAGGGTCTTCAGCTGTAGGGGAGGTGGAAAATAAGTCTTTTACTTGCTTAACTAGTTTATTGACTCGTTTCTTATCCAAATTTTGGTATGGCTCAATATTTATCTTTAATACAATAAGCTTCTTTTTTTCTATAGACCAATAATTCGGTCCTCTTAATACTTTAATATTAATAATTTCCATATCAAGTCCAGTTTATTATCTTGAAGGTCAACACGAATTGATTCTACTTAATAAAATAAATCGACCCATACGCAAAAACCTTTGCTTTTAAGGTAATCCATAACAAATTTTATTTAAGTTTAGTTAATTTTAATTTTTTTTCCCCTTTTAAAGACCTTACATAAATGTTTATGGTAAACCTTTATGGCAGAGTAAAGATTGTAGGTCTACTATTTTCTAACTATCTTGAGAATTTTCTCAAGATTGAAAACGGATAATTTTATAGGAAATAGGAGAAATCATGGATAAGAATAATCAAAATCACGGTCAAAACAATAACCAGGGATCTCACAACCAAGGGTCTCAAGGTGGACAACACCAAGGTGGCCAAGGTGGACAACACCAAGGTGGCCAAGGTGGACAACACCAAGGTGGCCAAGGTGGACAACACCAAGGCGGCCAAGGTGGACAACACCAAGGCGGCCAAGGTGGACAACATCAAGGCGGCCAAGGTGGGCAACATCAAGGTGGCCAAGGCGGGAAAAATAAAGAATCGGATAATCGTTAATTGAAGTTAGGATAGTGAGCACTCTAATTGCTCATTATCCTTTCACAGATAATGTAAAATAAAACCAAGCCCCTTTTTCTTTATGTTGCTTTACTTGAAAAATACCCCCATGAGACTGCACAATTGCTCTACATATAGAAAGCCCCAAACCCATTCCCTGTGATTTAGTAGTGTAAGGAGTATGCAATAATCTTTCTTGAATATACGGAGGAATCCCAGGACCATTATCGCGAAAATTAACATGGATAATGTTATTCTTCCATTCTGTCTTGACATAAATTTTAGGATGTGCCTCTTTAGTATCTTGCAATGCTTCTATGCTATTCCTCCCCAGATTTATGAAAAGCTGCATTATTTTTAGACCGTCAAGCATGGCTTCCGGAATTCTCTCATCTAAGTCAAAAGTAAAAATCAACGTTGGGTGGTTCGATTCATAAAATAAGTAATTAAGCGCTTTTTTTATTAATTCATGTAAATTAGTTTGATTTAAAAAGAGAGTCTCTTCTTTCATAAAGTTTCGTAAGCGATTAACCAATTCGGCAGCGTGTGAGGAATGTAAAGCAATTTTTTCAAGTGGGTATGTGAAATCAATAGTTTTTTGGGGATTTTTCTTAGCTTGTAAGAGTGCACCATAACAGTAAGTTTTAATAGCGGTTAATGGTTGAATTAACTCGTGTGCGATAGTGGCACTCAGTTCTTTTAAAGCTTTTTGTTTCGCCATACGGGCAAATTGAACTTGTTCTTTACGCTCTCTTATTTCATTTCTTTTATATTCAGAAAAATCTTGTAGCGAGAAAATATACTCAATTTCTTTTTTTGTATTCTGTAGTTTGTGGATTGTTAATTCAAAGTGATAAAGCTCTTCTATTTTGTCAGGGCTATTTTCTATCGTTATATTCTTTTTTTGTCCAATGGAAAGCTGCTCGCAAGCCGAAATAATTTTAATTTCCAACTTGGGGCAAGTCGCAATAACTAATTTAAAGTTAGTACTATAGTTTATTTGGGTGGAAAAAATGAGAGGAATAACTTTTTCGAATGAGTTATTAAAAATTATTAAATTGAGATGGGAATCTAATAGCGCTGTAGCTTCTATGCAATTCTGAAATAAAAAATGAATGTTATCGAAAAGAAGGTTATGTATATTTTTGTAAAACAGCTGGTCATATTGTGATTTTTTTTTCAGTTCTGCAGTTAGCCAATGAATTTCTTTTGATTGACGGTGGATAATATCATTCTGGGATGTCGTCTTATTTTTTAATTTGGTAATTTCATCTTCTAGCTCTTGTTTTGAATAAGTAGCGTACATAGATTATTCCTTGTTAATTCTATGTATTTACGTAATGTATTTACGTAGAAAATGTAATCAACACAGGCGATATAGTTGGTTTACAGTCTTTTTCTTTTTTGTTAACCCTTTTGTTAGATTAATAGTAACCATGGTAATATCTTACTTGCAACATTAAAGAAAAATAATCAATGGATTACCCTAAATCCTATGAATTACCTTTAATTTATAAAGAAATATTTGAAATTCTGCATCAATTATCTTCATACTACGTAATCACC
This region includes:
- the cphA gene encoding cyanophycin synthetase, translated to MEIINIKVLRGPNYWSIEKKKLIVLKINIEPYQNLDKKRVNKLVKQVKDLFSTSPTAEDPNIPHLIAFLAKEIQKKAEIGCDYAEVAPTHIPEVFFIIFEYQSETAGVHTANIAVSLIDSLLQEKNLPNLKEEIKKIKDVHLQQKLGPSTQVIVEAARQRKIPVMRFKESSLITLGHGCYQKRVWATITSNTNAIGVDIAGNKQLTKKLLAENFIPTTEGVTIQLPEQLDEAINLLGFPLAIKPENGNHGKGVTTNIRTKDKALLAFQVAKEFSEDIIVERFVQGQDYRFLVINYKVVAVAKRTPACIAGDGVHSIQELIEESNKDPRRGEGHENFLTTIKIDDVTHSILAERNLSLTSILPRDKILYLKYSANLSSGGMSTDVTKLVHPSNLALAEKVARVINLDICGLDIVAEDIKMPITIKTGSVIEVNASPGLRMHICPNEGEPQDVAGPILDMLYPPLKPCRVPLVAVTGTNGKTTVVRLIAHLAKELGHYVGLTTTEGIYINDELIFKGDCSGPSSAHTVLQDPFINFAVLECARGGIIRSGLGFDLCDIGIVMNIAADHLGIEDIYTLEDLARVKSVVPKSVAKDGFAILNAEDNEVYALKKDLTCNVALFALEENERIKKHCAHGGLAAFIKNEKIIIQQGTQRDELTNIKKIPLSFNGTANPMIENILAATLAGVVSKFPLVAIERAFYNFYPSIENTPGRMNVFNFGTFKIMLDYAHNEDAYVQLKKFLDQTHCSKKIGIIAATGDRRAEDIENLGLRAAEIFDEIIIRHNKDGRGRSPDELTQLLKNGIKKSKKNPDVIVISNENAAVRHAIAEAIPDSFVHYSAENVLEAVDFMMEEKKLYQKKF
- a CDS encoding sensor histidine kinase, translated to MYATYSKQELEDEITKLKNKTTSQNDIIHRQSKEIHWLTAELKKKSQYDQLFYKNIHNLLFDNIHFLFQNCIEATALLDSHLNLIIFNNSFEKVIPLIFSTQINYSTNFKLVIATCPKLEIKIISACEQLSIGQKKNITIENSPDKIEELYHFELTIHKLQNTKKEIEYIFSLQDFSEYKRNEIRERKEQVQFARMAKQKALKELSATIAHELIQPLTAIKTYCYGALLQAKKNPQKTIDFTYPLEKIALHSSHAAELVNRLRNFMKEETLFLNQTNLHELIKKALNYLFYESNHPTLIFTFDLDERIPEAMLDGLKIMQLFINLGRNSIEALQDTKEAHPKIYVKTEWKNNIIHVNFRDNGPGIPPYIQERLLHTPYTTKSQGMGLGLSICRAIVQSHGGIFQVKQHKEKGAWFYFTLSVKG